One Lysinibacillus fusiformis genomic window carries:
- a CDS encoding Nramp family divalent metal transporter: MVYKRRVRPTAEAVLAGDIKGWRRILPFLGPAFIAAVAYIDPGNFATNITAGSQYGYLLLWVIAFSNLMAVLIQSLSAKLGIATGKNLPEVSREHFSKKTSIFLWIQAELVIIATDLAEFIGAALGLYLLFNIPMLPAALITAVGSFAILELQRRGFRAFEAGISGMVLIVVLAFAFQTFLAQPQWGDVATGIFTPQFKGVDSLLLATGILGATVMPHAIYLHSSLTQSRVVGRNEGEKRRIFRFEFIDIVIAMIIAGAINMSMLIIAAAVFHTQGLVVEDLDIAYNGLRDALGPMAAVSFGLGLLIAGLASSSVGTLAGDVVMQGFIRRKIPLYLRRAITMIPPIAIIASGVNATYALVLSQVILSFGIAFALVPLVMFTSKRDIMGSLVNHRVTTGLGWTVVVIVVALNIYLLWETIFA; this comes from the coding sequence ATGGTTTATAAACGCCGTGTAAGACCGACAGCTGAAGCGGTTTTAGCTGGCGACATTAAAGGCTGGAGACGAATACTGCCTTTCCTCGGTCCAGCTTTCATCGCAGCTGTTGCCTATATAGATCCTGGCAACTTTGCAACAAATATTACAGCTGGCTCCCAGTACGGCTATTTACTACTGTGGGTTATAGCATTCTCGAATTTAATGGCCGTACTTATTCAATCTCTATCCGCGAAGTTAGGCATAGCGACAGGAAAGAATTTACCGGAAGTTTCACGTGAACACTTTTCTAAAAAAACATCAATCTTTTTATGGATACAAGCTGAATTAGTCATAATCGCAACTGATCTTGCAGAATTTATTGGCGCAGCACTCGGTCTTTACTTATTGTTTAACATCCCGATGCTACCTGCCGCATTGATTACAGCAGTTGGCTCATTCGCTATTTTAGAATTGCAACGTAGGGGTTTTAGAGCGTTCGAAGCAGGCATTTCTGGCATGGTGTTAATTGTCGTATTAGCATTCGCGTTCCAAACATTTTTAGCACAGCCACAATGGGGCGATGTTGCAACAGGGATTTTCACACCACAATTTAAAGGTGTCGATTCACTATTACTTGCAACAGGTATTCTAGGAGCAACAGTTATGCCACACGCGATATATTTACATTCTTCCTTAACGCAAAGCCGCGTTGTTGGTCGAAATGAAGGGGAAAAGCGACGTATTTTCCGTTTCGAGTTTATCGATATTGTAATAGCAATGATAATTGCAGGTGCGATTAATATGAGTATGCTAATCATTGCAGCAGCTGTGTTCCATACACAAGGGTTAGTGGTAGAAGATTTAGATATAGCCTATAACGGGTTACGTGATGCACTTGGTCCGATGGCAGCAGTCTCCTTCGGTCTCGGACTTCTCATTGCAGGTCTTGCAAGCTCTTCTGTCGGGACATTAGCAGGGGATGTAGTTATGCAGGGCTTTATTCGAAGAAAAATTCCATTGTACTTACGCCGTGCAATAACTATGATTCCTCCGATCGCCATTATTGCCTCTGGTGTCAATGCAACCTACGCACTTGTTCTAAGTCAAGTCATTCTGTCATTTGGTATTGCTTTTGCTCTTGTTCCCCTTGTCATGTTTACAAGTAAACGAGACATTATGGGCAGCCTTGTCAATCATCGTGTAACAACAGGACTAGGTTGGACTGTTGTGGTAATAGTTGTTGCATTAAATATATATTTATTATGGGAAACTATATTTGCTTAA
- a CDS encoding ABC transporter permease produces MLNLMRLEMRKYQLGSYVKGAVIANFVILGFMFMILFISKIEGDIALENYQIALKVIDSFVRGVFIVFAATLIAKLIIGEYKNRTITTAFMYPIKRKKLIAAKLAIVITFTFSAIVISNMFITAIFCFISVTYQLIPDTLTISVVVQHLPSMLMNAIAATGMSLIPLYFGMKKYSIPTTILSSLLIVMVVSSNTGNFSLNDIIVIPITLAIIGISVAYLSIRNIDSVDV; encoded by the coding sequence GTGCTTAATTTAATGCGTTTAGAAATGAGGAAATATCAATTAGGCTCTTATGTAAAAGGAGCGGTTATCGCAAATTTCGTCATATTAGGTTTTATGTTTATGATCTTGTTTATCTCGAAAATTGAAGGGGATATTGCCCTCGAAAACTATCAGATAGCATTAAAAGTCATTGATTCGTTTGTAAGGGGAGTATTTATTGTCTTTGCGGCAACATTAATTGCCAAGCTGATTATCGGGGAATATAAAAATCGAACAATTACTACGGCGTTTATGTATCCCATTAAAAGAAAAAAATTAATTGCTGCAAAGCTTGCAATTGTCATCACTTTTACGTTTAGTGCCATTGTTATTTCGAATATGTTTATTACGGCTATATTTTGTTTCATTAGTGTAACCTATCAATTAATTCCAGATACATTAACTATTTCTGTAGTTGTGCAACATCTTCCTTCTATGCTGATGAATGCTATTGCAGCAACAGGAATGTCACTTATTCCTTTGTACTTTGGCATGAAAAAATACTCGATTCCAACAACTATACTTTCTTCCTTATTAATTGTCATGGTCGTATCCTCGAATACAGGTAATTTTTCATTAAATGACATTATAGTTATCCCGATAACATTAGCAATCATCGGTATTAGTGTTGCCTACTTATCCATTCGCAACATTGATAGTGTGGATGTTTAA
- a CDS encoding ABC transporter ATP-binding protein — MTYIVKTNQLTKVYEGKEVVSGVNMHVKKGEIYGFLGPNGAGKTTFMKMLTNLIKPTSGDIEIFGEKLTDQSYEVLKRMGTIIEYPIFYEKLTARETLELHCEYMGYYDKNEISHVLDLVKLTNTDRKRVKDFSLGMKQRLGIARAIITKPELLILDEPINGLDPIGIKELRELFLMLCKEYGITIIVSSHILGEIEQLADTIGVINNGRLITEVSMDNINRSQSEYIEVIVSDGKKATFILENTLNIANFKLMDENCIRIYETSISQKDISKAFIEHDIDIEGISKKTSSLEEYFLKLINGGVVSA, encoded by the coding sequence ATGACATATATAGTGAAGACAAATCAGCTTACAAAAGTATATGAAGGAAAGGAAGTTGTTTCTGGCGTCAATATGCATGTAAAAAAGGGAGAGATATACGGCTTTTTAGGTCCTAATGGTGCAGGGAAAACGACTTTTATGAAAATGCTAACCAACCTTATAAAGCCAACAAGTGGGGACATCGAAATCTTTGGCGAAAAATTAACGGATCAATCCTACGAAGTCCTAAAAAGGATGGGAACTATTATTGAATATCCAATCTTCTATGAAAAGTTAACGGCTAGAGAAACTTTGGAACTACATTGCGAATATATGGGGTATTACGATAAAAATGAAATTAGTCATGTACTTGATTTAGTAAAGCTAACAAATACGGATAGAAAGCGTGTAAAAGACTTTTCTCTTGGTATGAAACAACGATTGGGCATTGCACGAGCAATTATCACAAAACCAGAATTACTTATCCTAGATGAGCCCATAAACGGACTTGATCCAATTGGAATCAAAGAGCTTCGTGAGTTATTCTTGATGCTTTGTAAAGAATATGGCATAACCATTATTGTTTCTAGTCATATTTTAGGAGAGATTGAACAATTGGCTGACACGATTGGTGTTATTAATAATGGTAGGTTAATAACAGAGGTCTCAATGGATAATATCAATAGAAGTCAATCGGAGTATATTGAAGTAATTGTGAGTGATGGCAAAAAAGCTACCTTTATTTTAGAAAATACATTAAACATTGCCAACTTTAAACTAATGGATGAGAACTGTATACGTATTTATGAAACGTCCATTTCACAAAAGGACATTTCAAAAGCATTCATTGAACATGATATTGATATAGAAGGAATCAGCAAGAAAACAAGCTCATTGGAAGAGTATTTTTTAAAATTAATTAATGGGGGTGTCGTAAGTGCTTAA
- a CDS encoding sensor histidine kinase: protein MVFLLSIIIVLLFGIICFQMKEKKDQHATIHYMHKKLQAIITEQTNEKILVSTTNHEIKQLLNAMNTLLDHNQRILATHRKMEDSMKKMLANISHDLKTPLTVVLGYIEMLQLDKPISDEERQRLLSGVHSKTMEVLSIIHTFFDLAKIEAGDTDYPITKVNVSEICRKNILSFYDIVTSMGLEIDIAVPETPIFALGNEEALDRILNNLLSNALAYGAEGKVIGLAVRNDDVNIYIDVWDRGKGIDEYHVDNVFERLYTLEDSRNKIFQGSGLGLTITKRLVEILNGSIHLSSIPYEKTIFTVSLKRIMY from the coding sequence ATGGTTTTCTTGCTATCGATTATTATTGTATTACTCTTTGGGATTATTTGCTTTCAAATGAAAGAAAAGAAGGATCAACATGCTACTATTCATTACATGCATAAAAAGCTGCAAGCAATAATTACTGAACAAACAAATGAAAAGATTCTAGTTTCGACGACAAATCATGAAATAAAGCAGTTGCTTAATGCCATGAATACATTACTGGATCATAATCAACGGATTTTGGCTACGCATCGAAAAATGGAAGATTCAATGAAAAAGATGCTTGCTAATATTTCTCATGATCTTAAAACGCCACTAACAGTAGTCCTTGGATATATCGAAATGCTACAACTAGATAAGCCGATAAGCGATGAAGAGCGGCAACGATTGCTGTCGGGCGTTCATTCGAAAACAATGGAAGTATTGAGCATTATCCATACATTTTTCGATCTTGCTAAAATTGAAGCAGGCGATACAGATTATCCAATAACGAAAGTGAATGTAAGTGAAATTTGTAGAAAAAATATCCTCTCGTTTTACGATATAGTAACGTCTATGGGACTTGAAATTGATATTGCGGTACCAGAGACACCTATTTTTGCTCTTGGCAATGAAGAGGCGCTCGATAGAATATTGAATAATTTATTATCTAATGCACTTGCTTATGGTGCAGAAGGAAAAGTGATTGGATTAGCTGTAAGAAATGACGATGTAAATATTTATATTGATGTTTGGGATCGTGGAAAGGGTATCGATGAATACCATGTAGATAATGTTTTTGAAAGACTGTATACGCTGGAAGATTCAAGGAATAAAATATTCCAGGGGAGTGGGCTTGGCTTAACCATTACAAAGCGACTTGTTGAAATTTTGAATGGCTCCATTCATCTTTCGAGTATCCCTTATGAGAAAACGATTTTTACTGTTTCTTTAAAAAGAATCATGTATTAA
- a CDS encoding response regulator transcription factor: protein MQKHILLVEDDEAIREMVENFLLMEGFAVTSVSNGEEAVQQCVSTLFDLVILDIMIPKLDGLEVLKIIRQKEALPIIIMSAKDSDVDKALGLGLGADDYIAKPFSMLEFSARVKAAIRRATKYSNHIEEKQDVLIVGDLSIDIINFSVEKNHQKVKLTSKEFGILKLFATNCNRVFTKQQIYQQIWNDEYYGDENIINVHIRRLREKIEDDPSNPQYIKTLWGIGYKLEG from the coding sequence ATGCAAAAACATATATTACTAGTAGAAGACGATGAAGCCATTCGTGAAATGGTGGAGAATTTTTTATTGATGGAAGGATTTGCCGTTACATCTGTTTCAAATGGTGAAGAGGCTGTACAACAATGTGTAAGTACTTTGTTTGATTTAGTGATTTTGGATATTATGATACCGAAACTTGACGGATTAGAAGTATTAAAAATTATTCGTCAAAAAGAGGCACTCCCCATTATTATTATGTCCGCAAAAGATAGTGATGTAGATAAAGCACTAGGGTTAGGATTAGGAGCAGATGATTATATTGCAAAGCCTTTTTCAATGTTGGAGTTTTCAGCTAGGGTGAAAGCTGCCATTAGGCGAGCGACAAAGTATTCGAATCATATAGAAGAAAAGCAAGATGTATTGATAGTTGGTGATTTATCGATTGATATTATCAATTTTTCAGTAGAAAAAAATCATCAAAAAGTGAAACTTACCTCAAAGGAGTTTGGCATTTTAAAACTGTTTGCGACTAATTGTAATCGCGTATTTACAAAGCAACAAATCTATCAGCAGATTTGGAATGATGAATATTATGGTGATGAAAATATTATCAATGTGCATATAAGAAGGCTACGAGAAAAAATTGAAGATGATCCATCTAATCCCCAATATATTAAGACATTATGGGGCATTGGCTATAAGTTAGAAGGTTGA